Proteins co-encoded in one Oncorhynchus masou masou isolate Uvic2021 chromosome 22, UVic_Omas_1.1, whole genome shotgun sequence genomic window:
- the bncr gene encoding protein Bouncer: MFPSLSAILCLSLLLPALHCNNNLLCYYSPVMYRNKTFDLILTECPPAELCMTGNGRYGNHSALSTRGCMASTGCGQIHPLPLKGTVYTMTYACCGYNYCNAGQRVAVNSVPLVVAMTMLLLTGL; this comes from the coding sequence ATGTTCCCGTCTCTATCTGCCATCCTGTGTCTGTCCCTGCTCCTCCCAGCCCTCCACTGTAACAACAACCTGCTGTGTTACTACAGCCCCGTCATGTACCGGAACAAGACCTTTGACCTCATCCTGACAGAGTGCCCTCCCGCGGAACTCTGCATGACGGGCAACGGTCGCTATGGAAACCACAGCGCCCTGTCCACCCGGGGGTGCATGGCGTCGACGGGCTGCGGTCAGATACACCCTCTCCCACTGAAAGGAACTGTGTACACCATGACGTATGCGTGCTGTGGCTATAACTACTGTAACGCAGGACAGCGTGTTGCGGTGAATTCGGTCCCCCTCGTGGTGGCGATGACTATGCTGTTATTAACGGGCCTGTAA